A DNA window from Criblamydia sequanensis CRIB-18 contains the following coding sequences:
- the ispH gene encoding 4-hydroxy-3-methylbut-2-enyl diphosphate reductase, which translates to MKLLLSKPRGFCAGVERAIETVERALKLFGSPIYVKHEIVHNRYVVDGLRKKGAVFIEDIESVPEGARLIYSAHGVSPAVREASKKRNLIEIDATCGLVTRVHSAVKRFASNGYQIVLIGHKNHVEVIGTKGEAPDVTHVVENVKDVEALTFSEDEKLFFITQTTLSLDDVKQVTEALRNKYPNIETLPSSSICYATTNRQMALKEITDETDLVLVVGDPQSSNSNRLREVASNRGVPSYLINDETEILPEWLVGVSVIGLTAGASTPETIVEKCIEKLIKLGVTEVEDVVFTKEDVFFQLPKAVLQVTNSAV; encoded by the coding sequence ATGAAACTTCTTCTCTCTAAACCCCGCGGCTTTTGCGCCGGCGTTGAGCGTGCTATCGAAACCGTTGAAAGGGCGTTAAAGCTCTTTGGTTCTCCCATCTATGTTAAACATGAAATTGTTCATAACCGCTATGTTGTAGATGGTTTAAGAAAAAAAGGGGCGGTTTTTATTGAGGATATCGAGTCTGTTCCGGAAGGTGCAAGGCTTATTTACTCAGCTCACGGTGTATCGCCGGCTGTTCGAGAAGCTTCTAAAAAAAGAAATTTGATAGAAATTGATGCCACCTGCGGGCTTGTTACCCGTGTCCACTCAGCTGTAAAGCGTTTTGCTAGCAACGGCTATCAAATCGTTTTAATCGGGCATAAAAATCACGTTGAAGTCATTGGTACTAAAGGAGAAGCACCAGATGTTACTCATGTAGTTGAAAATGTCAAAGATGTCGAAGCCCTTACCTTTTCTGAGGACGAAAAACTTTTTTTCATCACCCAAACCACACTAAGTTTAGATGATGTTAAACAAGTCACTGAAGCTTTAAGAAATAAATATCCTAACATAGAGACTCTGCCTTCTTCTTCTATCTGCTATGCTACAACAAACCGACAGATGGCCTTAAAAGAAATTACGGATGAAACGGACCTTGTTTTGGTCGTCGGAGACCCTCAAAGCTCCAATTCCAACCGTTTAAGAGAAGTTGCTTCGAATCGAGGAGTTCCGTCCTATTTAATTAATGATGAAACGGAAATTTTACCTGAGTGGCTTGTGGGAGTGTCAGTTATTGGTTTAACAGCCGGCGCATCGACCCCTGAAACCATCGTAGAAAAATGCATAGAAAAACTCATCAAACTAGGGGTTACTGAAGTTGAGGATGTGGTATTCACAAAAGAAGATGTTTTCTTTCAGCTTCCTAAAGCGGTTCTCCAGGTAACCAACTCTGCGGTATAG